The Meriones unguiculatus strain TT.TT164.6M chromosome 1, Bangor_MerUng_6.1, whole genome shotgun sequence genome has a segment encoding these proteins:
- the Ceacam16 gene encoding carcinoembryonic antigen-related cell adhesion molecule 16 yields MALAPCSWLFLSAWILNTGAEISITPEPAQPTEGDNVTLVVHGLSGELLAYSWYAGPTISLTFLVASYIVSTGDETPGPAHTGREAVRPDGSLQIHGALRGHTGTYILQTLNRQLQTEVGYGHLRVYEILAPPTVVANGTALVERRDTLRLVCSSPSPAEVRWFFNGDALPVAVRLGLSPDGRVLTRHGVRREEAGAYQCEVWNPVSVSRSEPLNLTVYFGPERVAILQDSTTRTGCTIKVDFNTSLTLWCVSRSCPEPEYVWALNGKALKNGQDHLNISSMTGAHEGTYTCIAKNSKTLLSGSASVVVKLSAAAVAMMIVPVPTKPMEGQDVTLTVQGYPKDLLVYAWYRGPASEPNRLLSQLPSGNWIAGPAHTGREVGFANCSLLVQKLNLTDAGRYTLKTVTVQGKTDTLEVELQVARE; encoded by the exons ATGGCATTGGCCCCATGCAGCTGGCTCTTCCTCAGTG CCTGGATTCTGAACACAGGGGCTGAGATCTCCATCACCCCCGAGCCTGCACAGCCCACAGAGGGGGACAACGTCACCTTGGTGGTCCACGGGCTCTCGGGGGAACTGCTTGCCTACAGCTGGTACGCGGGGCCTACCATCAGCCTAACCTTCCTGGTGGCCAGTTACATCGTCAGCACTGGGGACGAGACCCCGGGACCCGCCCACACAGGCCGGGAGGCTGTGCGCCCTGATGGCAGCCTCCAGATCCACGGCGCCCTGCGGGGGCACACGGGCACCTACATCCTTCAGACTCTCAACAGGCAGCTGCAGACGGAGGTGGGCTACGGACACCTGCGGGTCTACG AGATCCTGGCCCCTCCCACGGTCGTGGCCAACGGCACGGCGCTGGTGGAGCGGAGGGACACCCTTCGCCTCGTGTGCAGCAGCCCCAGCCCCGCGGAGGTGCGCTGGTTCTTCAATGGGGACGCGCTGCCGGTGGCCGTCCGCCTGGGCCTGTCCCCCGACGGCAGGGTGCTGACCCGGCACGGCGTCCGCAGGGAGGAGGCAGGCGCCTACCAGTGCGAGGTGTGGAACCCCGTCAGCGTCAGCCGCAGCGAGCCCCTGAACTTGACCGTATACT TTGGCCCTGAAAGAGTGGCTATCCTCCAAGATTCCACCACCCGCACGGGCTGCACTATTAAAGTGGACTTCAACACATCCCTTACCCTATGGTGTGTGTCCCGGTCCTGCCCTGAGCCAGAGTATGTGTGGGCCCTCAATGGGAAGGCCTTGAAGAATGGTCAGGATCACCTGAACATCAGCAGCATGACTGGGGCCCATGAgggtacatacacatgcatcGCTAAGAACTCCAAGACTCTGCTGTCCGGCTCTGCCTCAGTGGTGGTCAAGCTGTCTG CTGCAGCTGTAGCCATGATGATTGTTCCCGTACCGACTAAGCCAATGGAGGGCCAGGATGTGACCCTGACTGTCCAGGGCTATCCCAAGGACTTGCTGGTCTACGCCTGGTACCGCGGACCCGCCTCGGAGCCCAACCGGCTCCTCAGCCAGCTGCCGTCGGGGAACTGGATTGCTGGGCCCGCACACACGGGCCGGGAGGTGGGCTTCGCCAACTGCTCTCTGCTGGTGCAAAAGCTGAACCTCACGGATGCCGGACGCTACACGCTCAAGACCGTCACAGTGCAGGGCAAGACGGACACGCTGGAGGTGGAGCTACAGGTGGCCCGTGAGTGA